The Vagococcus entomophilus genomic sequence TTATATGTGTTTGGTAAGTATTTGTTACCTTTTGTGGATAAGTGGATTCAAAAAAGAAAAAATTTCCAATCAGTTGCTGCTTTAGGCTTTTGCTTGTGTTTGATCAGTGGGGTATTGGCAGAATTTGTTGGGATGAGTGATGTATTAGGTGCTTTTTTTATGGGGTTATGCTTTGCTAGGACTTCAATGGTAAAAGAGGTAGATCATCATATGCAAGCTATTGGTTCACTTTTTTTTATGCCATTCTTTTTTGTTTCAATTGGTTTAAGTGTCCAATTTGATGTTGTAAAAAATAATTTTTGGCTGATTGGTGTAGTCGCAATTTTGGCGATTCTCTCTAAACAGCTGGGAGGCTATCTAGGAGCGAAAATTTGGAAAGTCAAGCACCAAGTTGCCATGGTCGTTGGTGCGGGAATGGTTTCTAGAGGCGAAATGGCGTTAATCTTGGTTCAAATTGGCTATAAGCACAAGTTGATTACGTCCACTATGTATTCAGTTTGTATCGTAGCTGCGATTGTCACCACCCTCGTTTCACCATTTTTAATGAAAAAAATGATTTCAAAGCAAAAAAATTAGGAATTCTTTCCTAATTTTTTTATTTACAGAAACTTTATTACTTAATTTTAAAAATTAAGATATTATTGTTGAAATTTTATTTCTTAAATTGTATAATGAAAGCGGTTAATAAGGAGAGTGGAAAATATGCTTGGTTGTTCCGTTTTTTTAGCAAATGAAATAGATGAAAAAGTAGAAGTAAATTTGAAGGAAATGTCACAGCATGGTTTTAAGGGAGTCTTCACTTCTTTGCACATTCCAGAAGATGATAAAAGCAGCTATGTAGCACGCTTGAAAAAGTTAGGAGAGCTTGCGCAAAAGTTAAAGATGAATGTGATGGTGGATATTTCTGAAAAAGCATTAGAAGAAATTGGTTTTTCTTTGGACAATCCTCAGGAATTAAAAGAAATTGGAATTACAGGGATTCGAATGGACTATGGTATTGAGCCAGAGAAAATTGCAGAGGTATCAAAAACGATGACGGTTGGGCTAAATGCGAGCACATTATCAGAAGAATTTGTAAAACAGCTTGATGAGTATGATGCCAACAAGAAAAATATGGAATTATGGCACAATTACTATCCTCGAATGGAAACTGGCCTTGATCGTAAGTGGTTCGCACAAAAGAATCATTGGTTACATGAATTAAATATGAAAGTAATTGCGTTTGCACCAGGTGACAATCAGCTCAGAGGTCCTTTATACGATACCCTACCAACGTTAGAGGATCATCGACAGAAACATCCGCTAGCAGTAGCGGTTGATTTGCTTCAAAATTTAGAGGTAGATGAGGTTTATATCGGAGATAGTAGCATTCATACTTTCACGATGAAACAGTTTTCGGATTACTTTGCAAAAGATCTCGTTACCTTACGTGCAAGAACTTATCAGCCAGCATATCAACAGTTGATTATCGGAGCGCATAGCAACCGGATGGACGATGCCAGAGATGTGATTCGCAGTGCAGAAGCAAGATTTAAAAAAATTCCACAAATTATTCCTGAAAACACCAAAGAAAGACCAACAGGAAGTTTGACATTAGATAATGAGCAGTATGGTAGATATATGGGGGAAATGCAGATTACAAAGAGAAATTTGCCGGCAGATTTACGAGTAAATGTAGTAGGAAATTTAATTTCAAAAGATTGTGAGTTGCTTCCATTAATTGAAGCAGGAAAAAAATATCAAATTATAGAAAGTGAGTAATAAAATGAACTTAGAGGCATTAGCAACTGAAACGAGAAACCAAAAAACAATGAACTTGGATACGATGAGTGTAAGGGATATACTTAAAACAATGAATGAAGAAGATACGCGTGTTCCTTTAGCCGTTCAAAAGGCTTTGCCTACAATTGAAAAAGCAGTCAAAGAAATTACACATTCCTTTGAAAAAGGTGGGCGCCTAATCTACATGGGGGCAGGAACAAGCGGACGTTTAGGGGTTTTAGATGCTGCGGAGTGTGTGCCAACTTTTGGAACAGAGCCAGAACAAGTACAAGGCATTATTGCTGGAGGCATGGAAGCAATGACAGTGGCTGTAGAAGGGGCAGAAGACTCCGAAACACTTGCAAAAGAGGACCTACAGACTTTGCATTTAACTGATAAGGATACAGTTGTTGGAATTGCTGCAAGTGGTCGTACACCTTACGTGATTGGTGCTCTTCAATTTGCAAAGGGAGTTGGAGCACCCACAGTGACAATCGCTTGTAATCAAGGAGCTAAAATCAGTCAGTATGCTGATTATGCAATTGAGGTTGAAGTTGGACCAGAAATCTTAACGGGTTCGACACGACTTAAGGCAGGGACTGCACAAAAACTTGTGCTAAACATGCTTTCAACTGCTTCGATGATAGGAATCGGAAAAGTGTATAAAAACTTGATGGTAGATGTGAAACCAACAAATGAAAAATTAGTAGAGCGTGCGCACCGCATTATTATGGAAGCAACGGATTGTACGCGTGACATCGCTCATAAGGCATTTGTAGAGTCAAACGAAGAAGTCAAATTAGCCATCATGATGATTTTGTCTGATTGTACGCTTGAGACTGCAAAAGAGCGTTTGAAACAAAATAAAGGGTTCATTCGAAACAACTAAAGGGGGAAAGAAAAATGGCAGAAAAAAAAGAAGAGCGTTTAGCTCGCGAGATATACGAACAAGTAGGCGGGATGGGCAATGTGAATAAAATTGTCCATTGTATGACACGGGTCAGAATGGGCATCAATGATGATGGCAAAGTGAATCTAGCTGGATTAAAAGCGATTGATGGAGTAATGGGCGTGGTGGAAGATGACACGCTTCAAGTCGTGATTGGACCTGGTCTTGTAAATAAAGTGGCACAAAAAATGGCAGATGAAGCAGGTGTGAAACTTGGAGATCCCATTGAGACTCAATTCAATATGAGTGATAAAGAACGGGTAGAGGCCAAAGCGGCGCAGATGAAAGCAGAAGTGAAAAAGAAAAATCAAAAACCTTGGTCAAAAGCGCTTAAGTCCATTTCTAATATTTTTGTCCCGTTAATTCCAGCATTTGTGGGTGCAGGAATTATTGGTGGGATTGCCTCAGTTTTAGGGAATATGCTTCTAGCTGGAGATATTTCTGGTGCATCATGGGAAAATATTATTACAGTGATGAACATTATTAAGAATGGAGTATTTGCTTATCTAGTCATTTATGTGGGAATTAACAGTGCCACCGAATTTGGTGGTAACCCAAGCCTTGGTGGTGTACTCGGCGGAGTGACGTTGTTAACTGGAATGAATATTGAAAAACCATTACCAAATATTTTTACCGGGGGAAATCTTTCAGCAGGTCAGGGTGGCATTATCGGTGTAATTATTGCGGTTTTTCTAATGTCACTTTTAGAAAAAAGATTGCATAAAATTGTTCCTGATTCATTGGACATTATTATTACCCCGACGATTACGTTACTTATTATGAGTTTGATCACTATTTTTCTACTAATGCCAATCGCGGGTGCTATTTCGAATAGCTTAGTAGGAGTTTTGAACGCTATTTTAAATATTGGAGGGGCATTCTCTGGATTTGTACTGGGTGCTACCTTCTTACCCATGGTAATGTTTGGCTTGCATCAAATTCTAACTCCTATTCATTTGGAAATGATTAGTCAAACTGGAAAAACGTTGTTATTACCAATCTTAGCCATGGCAGGAGCTGGGCAAGTGGGTGCGGCATGTGCGCTTTGGATTCGTTGTCATAAAGACAAAGAGTTGGTAGAACTGATCAAAGGTGCACTGCCAGTTGGTGTTTTGGGAATTGGTGAACCCTTAATTTACGGAGTGACGTTACCGTTAGGCAAACCATTTGTTACAGCTTGCTTGGGTGGTGGTATTGGTGGTGCCGTTTTAGGGTTACTTGGAAATATTGGGGCTACCTCTATTGGTCCTAGTGGTGTAGCCTTGATTCCCCTAATTGCTGGTGGTAGATGGTGGGGGTATGTCTTGGGTCTATTAGCCGGATATCTTGGTGGTTTTGTCATCACGTTCTTCTTTGGTATTCCACAAAAATATAAAAAATAAAGACTATGAAAAGGCAGCTGATAACAAAAAGTTATTGGTTGTCTTTTCTATTTTTGGTATGATAATCATGAGAGTAGGTGACCGTATGCAAAAAAACATTATTTTAAGTATTCAAGAACATTTGGGAGAGCTGAAAAAGTCAGAAGCGACCCTAGCCACTTGGGTCTTAAAAAATTTAAGTCGAGTCGTTCATATGAGTGTGCAAGAAGTTTCAAAGGAAGCTCGGACAAGCCCTGCGACCATTATTCGTTTGTGTAAGTCTTTGGGACTTGAAGGCTTTACGGATTTAAAATTACGACTTTCCGCTCAGTTGCCACAACT encodes the following:
- a CDS encoding DUF871 domain-containing protein, with product MLGCSVFLANEIDEKVEVNLKEMSQHGFKGVFTSLHIPEDDKSSYVARLKKLGELAQKLKMNVMVDISEKALEEIGFSLDNPQELKEIGITGIRMDYGIEPEKIAEVSKTMTVGLNASTLSEEFVKQLDEYDANKKNMELWHNYYPRMETGLDRKWFAQKNHWLHELNMKVIAFAPGDNQLRGPLYDTLPTLEDHRQKHPLAVAVDLLQNLEVDEVYIGDSSIHTFTMKQFSDYFAKDLVTLRARTYQPAYQQLIIGAHSNRMDDARDVIRSAEARFKKIPQIIPENTKERPTGSLTLDNEQYGRYMGEMQITKRNLPADLRVNVVGNLISKDCELLPLIEAGKKYQIIESE
- the murQ gene encoding N-acetylmuramic acid 6-phosphate etherase, producing the protein MNLEALATETRNQKTMNLDTMSVRDILKTMNEEDTRVPLAVQKALPTIEKAVKEITHSFEKGGRLIYMGAGTSGRLGVLDAAECVPTFGTEPEQVQGIIAGGMEAMTVAVEGAEDSETLAKEDLQTLHLTDKDTVVGIAASGRTPYVIGALQFAKGVGAPTVTIACNQGAKISQYADYAIEVEVGPEILTGSTRLKAGTAQKLVLNMLSTASMIGIGKVYKNLMVDVKPTNEKLVERAHRIIMEATDCTRDIAHKAFVESNEEVKLAIMMILSDCTLETAKERLKQNKGFIRNN
- a CDS encoding PTS transporter subunit EIIC yields the protein MAEKKEERLAREIYEQVGGMGNVNKIVHCMTRVRMGINDDGKVNLAGLKAIDGVMGVVEDDTLQVVIGPGLVNKVAQKMADEAGVKLGDPIETQFNMSDKERVEAKAAQMKAEVKKKNQKPWSKALKSISNIFVPLIPAFVGAGIIGGIASVLGNMLLAGDISGASWENIITVMNIIKNGVFAYLVIYVGINSATEFGGNPSLGGVLGGVTLLTGMNIEKPLPNIFTGGNLSAGQGGIIGVIIAVFLMSLLEKRLHKIVPDSLDIIITPTITLLIMSLITIFLLMPIAGAISNSLVGVLNAILNIGGAFSGFVLGATFLPMVMFGLHQILTPIHLEMISQTGKTLLLPILAMAGAGQVGAACALWIRCHKDKELVELIKGALPVGVLGIGEPLIYGVTLPLGKPFVTACLGGGIGGAVLGLLGNIGATSIGPSGVALIPLIAGGRWWGYVLGLLAGYLGGFVITFFFGIPQKYKK